The genomic window AACACATCAAAATCGTCGGCCGCACGCGCGACTGGCTGCGTTACGACGTGCCGAGCCACTGGGTACGCCGCGAATGGCGCGGTTCGTATCGCGGGCAGAAGCAGATTTGGTATCTTTTGCGGCTGGTCGGGCGCGACAGCGACATCAATCTGCGCGCCTGCCACCATCCCGAATTTGACGGCTGGCGTTGGCACCAATATTGGGCTCCCGTTGACGAAGTGATTGATTTTAAACGCGACGTTTACTTGGGGGCATTAAAAGAACTCTCCTCCCGCTTCCTGCGCGGCATGGAAAGCTACGAAGACTTTACCGCGCGCCTGCCTTTTGACAACCGATAAAACAACGAAACGCAACGCTTTCAGGTCGTCTGAAAGCGTTGTTCTTCCTTTCAGACGACCTCTTTCCCTATGACTAAAAACAACCAATACAGCGAATCCAGCATCACCGTCCTCAAAGGCTTGGAGCCGGTCAAAGAACGTCCCGGCATGTACACACGCACCGACAGCCCGACCCACATCTGCCAAGAAGTCATCGACAACGCGGCGGACGAGGCGTTGGGCGGTTTCGCCACTGAAATCGACGTGCGCATCCACGACGACGGTTCGCTTTCCGTGTGCGACAACGGACGCGGCATTCCCGTCGGGCTGCATCCTGTCGAAGGCGTACCCGTGGTCGAACTCGTGTTTACCCGTCTGCACGCGGGCGGTAAGTTCAACAAAAAAGACGGCGGCAGCGCGTATGCCTTTTCAGGCGGCCTGCACGGCGTGGGCGTATCCGTCACCAACGCCCTCTCTACCCGCCTCGAAGTAACCGTCAAACGCGAAGGCAAAATCCACCGCATCGTGTTTGCCGGCGGCGACGTGGTCGAACCGTTGGCGGAAGTGGGCAAATGCGCCGTCAAAGACAGCGGCACCGAAGTGCGCGTTTGGCCGGACGGCAAATATTTTGAAAGCCCGAATTACAGCATTCCCGAACTCGAACGCCTGCTGCGCGCCAAAGCTGTGCTGCTGCCGGGCGTGCGCGTTTCCCTGACCCGCCCGGTCAAAGGCGAAGACGAAGCGCATACCCAAACCTGGCACTACCCCGACGGCCTGAAAAGCTATCTGACCGACCTGATTGCCGACGCGCAGGAAGCCGTGCCGCTGTTCTCCTGCGAAAACTACATTTCAGACGACCACAACGGCGATTTCAGCATTGGCGAAGGCGCCGCCTTTGCCCTGACCTGGCTGGAAGAAGGCTCGTGCGCCAACGAAAGCTACGTCAACCTCATCCCCACCCCGCTGGGCGGCACGCACGAAGCGGGCTTGAAACAAGCTGTGTTCAACGCTGTCAACAACTTCATCAATCTGCACAACCTCCTACCGCGCGGCGTGAAAGTACAAAGCGACGACGTGTTCAGCAAAACTGCCTTCGTCCTCTCCGCCCGCGTCCTCGACCCGCAGTTCCAAGGTCAGACCAAAGACAAACTGACCAACCGCGACGCGCTGAAACTCGTCGCTGCCGTATCGGGCGACCCTTTGGAATTGTGGCTGAACCAAAACGTGGACTTTGGCAAAAAAATCGCAGAACTCGCCATCCGTCAGGCGCAGGCGCGGATGCGTTCGGTTAAAAAAATCGAAAAGAAAAAAGGCAGCGGCGTCGCCGTTCTACCCGGCAAACTGACCGACTGCGAGAGCGAAGACATCCGCGAAAACGAACTCTTCCTCGTCGAAGGCGATTCCGCCGGCGGCTCCGCCAAACTCGCCCGCGACAAAGCCACCCAAGCCATCCTGCCCTTGCGCGGCAAAGTGCTCAACAGTTTTGAAGTCCATCCCGACCAGCTTTTCGGCAACGCCGAAATCCACGACATTTCCGTCGCCATCGGCGTTGATCCGCACGGCATCAACGACCATCCCGATTTAAGCGGCCTGCGCTACGGCAAAATCGCCATCCTGTCCGATGCCGACGTGGACGGTTCGCATATTCAAGTCTTGCTGTTGACCCTGTTCTACCGCCACTTCCCCAAACTGGTCGCCGACGGACACATCTACATCGCCCAGCCGCCGCTGTTCCGCGTCGATGTCAACGCACAAGGCAAAAGCAAACCCGCCCGCAAATTCTACGCCCTCGACCAAAACGAACTCGACAGCATTTTGGAGCGGCTGCAAAAAGAAGGCGTCAAAGAAACTGCCTACTCCATCAGCCGTTTCAAAGGCTTGGGCGAGATGAACCCCGACCAGCTCAAAGACACCACCATGCACCCTGACACCCGCCGCCTGTTGCAGGTGCAAATCCCCGAAGGCGCGGATGACGAAACACGCGACATCTTCGTCAAACTGATGGGCAAAGGCGAAGCCGCCGCCCGCCGCGCATGGATGGAACGCGAAGGCGATACGGCTCAATTGGATATTTGACGCCGTTGGTTTGAAAAGCAAAAAGGTCGTCTGAAAACGGATTTGGGTTTTCAGACGACCTTTTCTCAATTATCTTTAGATTGTTTGATGGAAAGAACGACTGCTTGCAGGAGACCTATATTTGTGCGGCAGCAGGCAGGGTCCAGGTAAATGGAGAAAAGGCATCAAACCCTGAAAAACGATACCCTGAGTGGAGGGCTGTATATTGGAAACGTCGTCTGAAAATGTTCAGACGACGTTTTTATATGGGAATCTGCTTAACCCAAAACCGACGGCACGAATCGGGTGATGGTATCGCGCAGGACGATGAGTTTGCCGTGGAAGAAATGGGATGAGCCGGCGATGGTGATAACCGGCAAACCTTGCGGTTCCGCCCATGTCCAAGCCTTGCTGATTTCAACGACTTCGTCCTCCGCGCCATGAATCATCAGGGTTTTCGATACATCGGGGACGGAGGCAGGCTCGGGGCGGTCGGTGTAGTGGTGTACTGCCGCGCCGATGAGCAGCAGTAAATCCGGCTCGCGCTCTTGGGCGGCGAAGGTGGCGACATAGCCGCCGAAGGAGAAGCCCGACAATGCGAACTTTTCGGCTTCGGGATGTTGCGCGCGGGCGTAGTCGATGACGGCGATGCAATCTTGCGTTTCGCCGCGTCCATAGTCGTGAACACCTTCGCTGTTACCCACGCCGCGCAGGTTGGGCAGGTAACAGTGAAAACCGAGCTGAGATAAGGCTTTGGCGGCGGTTTGAATGACTTTGTTGGTGTTCGTGCCGCCTTGCAGCGGGTTGGGATGGTTGATGACTGCCACGCCGCGTGCAGGTGTTTGCACGGCTGGAAGATAGATGGTTTCGAGCAGCCCTGCGGGGCCTGCGATTTGGATGATGTCGGGTTTTTGCATGGGAGGTTTCCTTGGGGGGTGGTGTTTGGGTATGGGCATATGTTGTTGCCCGCAAGAGGTCGTCTGAAAACTGGGAGTTCGGGTTTCAGACGACCTTTTGTTGTGTGGTTTGTGTTACCACATCAATATTTTGGGCATGGGCGTTACTTCGTAACCGTCTTTGCGCAGCAATTCGATCAAGCCTTGTTCGGACATCAGGTGCATGATGCCGACGGCGAACAGCGTGCTTTTTTCGGCGGATTGGGCTTTGATTTCAGGCAGCCATTTCAAATTGCGGCCGACTAGTATGTCTTTCTCAAGCCAGTTCAACATAAAAGGGGCAAGTT from Neisseria sp. DTU_2020_1000833_1_SI_GRL_NUU_006 includes these protein-coding regions:
- a CDS encoding RNA pyrophosphohydrolase — its product is MLDREGYRPNVGIILINNRNEVFWGKRVREHSWQFPQGGIKPGESPETAMYRELYEEVGLLPQHIKIVGRTRDWLRYDVPSHWVRREWRGSYRGQKQIWYLLRLVGRDSDINLRACHHPEFDGWRWHQYWAPVDEVIDFKRDVYLGALKELSSRFLRGMESYEDFTARLPFDNR
- the parE gene encoding DNA topoisomerase IV subunit B, which translates into the protein MTKNNQYSESSITVLKGLEPVKERPGMYTRTDSPTHICQEVIDNAADEALGGFATEIDVRIHDDGSLSVCDNGRGIPVGLHPVEGVPVVELVFTRLHAGGKFNKKDGGSAYAFSGGLHGVGVSVTNALSTRLEVTVKREGKIHRIVFAGGDVVEPLAEVGKCAVKDSGTEVRVWPDGKYFESPNYSIPELERLLRAKAVLLPGVRVSLTRPVKGEDEAHTQTWHYPDGLKSYLTDLIADAQEAVPLFSCENYISDDHNGDFSIGEGAAFALTWLEEGSCANESYVNLIPTPLGGTHEAGLKQAVFNAVNNFINLHNLLPRGVKVQSDDVFSKTAFVLSARVLDPQFQGQTKDKLTNRDALKLVAAVSGDPLELWLNQNVDFGKKIAELAIRQAQARMRSVKKIEKKKGSGVAVLPGKLTDCESEDIRENELFLVEGDSAGGSAKLARDKATQAILPLRGKVLNSFEVHPDQLFGNAEIHDISVAIGVDPHGINDHPDLSGLRYGKIAILSDADVDGSHIQVLLLTLFYRHFPKLVADGHIYIAQPPLFRVDVNAQGKSKPARKFYALDQNELDSILERLQKEGVKETAYSISRFKGLGEMNPDQLKDTTMHPDTRRLLQVQIPEGADDETRDIFVKLMGKGEAAARRAWMEREGDTAQLDI
- a CDS encoding alpha/beta hydrolase, with amino-acid sequence MQKPDIIQIAGPAGLLETIYLPAVQTPARGVAVINHPNPLQGGTNTNKVIQTAAKALSQLGFHCYLPNLRGVGNSEGVHDYGRGETQDCIAVIDYARAQHPEAEKFALSGFSFGGYVATFAAQEREPDLLLLIGAAVHHYTDRPEPASVPDVSKTLMIHGAEDEVVEISKAWTWAEPQGLPVITIAGSSHFFHGKLIVLRDTITRFVPSVLG